One Burkholderiales bacterium genomic region harbors:
- a CDS encoding endonuclease/exonuclease/phosphatase family protein, whose translation MSTFKVLQFNMQFGQSWDDTYPDHAPINLNLTIAEIRSHDADIVLLQEVEQVRSGDVQPDPPPNYTRLRTALGGYDGFFSYPKADPGELPFGIGLAIFSKTPLHDTLRRNLPSPSVEFEFHGEKRTPTNRLLIGAKTTLAGRELRIFNTHLLAFFMLKSGSEEHIGQRQLVIEQLCASEGPTLLGGDFNVSRHDSLVRQFAGAGYHTVQTEEVTWRRRPYVLDHIFYSRHLRPVCHAVKPTPTSDHHVLVAEFEFAD comes from the coding sequence ATGAGCACATTCAAAGTCCTGCAGTTCAACATGCAGTTCGGGCAAAGTTGGGACGATACCTATCCCGACCACGCGCCCATCAACCTCAACCTGACGATCGCCGAAATTCGCAGCCATGACGCCGACATCGTGCTGCTGCAGGAAGTGGAGCAGGTGCGGTCCGGCGACGTGCAGCCCGACCCTCCGCCCAATTACACGCGGCTGCGCACAGCGCTCGGCGGCTACGACGGTTTTTTCTCCTACCCGAAAGCCGACCCCGGCGAACTACCCTTCGGCATCGGCCTGGCCATCTTCTCGAAGACGCCATTGCACGACACCCTGCGGCGTAACCTGCCGTCGCCATCGGTTGAGTTCGAATTCCACGGCGAAAAAAGAACGCCCACCAACCGCCTGCTCATCGGTGCAAAGACCACGCTCGCTGGCCGCGAGCTCCGGATATTCAATACGCACTTGCTGGCGTTTTTCATGCTCAAGTCGGGCAGCGAGGAACACATCGGCCAGCGCCAGCTCGTCATCGAGCAGCTGTGCGCCTCGGAGGGCCCCACGTTGCTCGGGGGCGATTTCAACGTCAGCAGGCACGACTCGCTGGTGCGGCAGTTTGCTGGCGCCGGTTATCACACAGTGCAGACCGAGGAGGTCACCTGGCGTCGGCGCCCTTACGTGCTTGACCACATTTTTTATAGCCGGCATCTGCGGCCGGTGTGCCACGCGGTGAAGCCGACGCCCACCTCCGA
- a CDS encoding ABC transporter permease: MHIPYSYSLRNLWTRKLTTALTVTGMALVVFVFATVLMLAEGLKVTLVQTGSYDNAVVIRRSSQTEVQSGVDRPSAAIIETRPEAAFGENGERLASKEIVVLVAMPKRGSDSPVNVIVRGVSPTGLKLRPQVKLAAGRMFRPGSSEIVTGRSISERFNGAQIGGSMRFGLRDWTVVGVIDAGNSGFDSEIWGDVEQLMQAFRRPVFSSVIVKLNDPENFRSFKQAVESDPRLTVEAKRESVFYAEQSEMLSRFIHILGIVLSVIFAIGATIGAMITMYTSVANRTTEIGTLRALGFRRQNILRAFLVESLLLGIIGGMIGLGFASLMQFLSISTMNWQTFAELAFGFKLNAGIIFKSLVFALVMGFAGGFLPAARAVRMNIVEALRAA; the protein is encoded by the coding sequence ATGCATATTCCCTATTCCTATTCGCTGCGCAACCTGTGGACGCGCAAGCTCACCACTGCGCTCACCGTCACCGGCATGGCGCTGGTGGTGTTCGTGTTCGCCACCGTGCTGATGCTCGCGGAAGGATTGAAAGTCACGCTGGTGCAGACCGGCTCATACGACAACGCGGTGGTGATCCGCCGTTCTTCGCAGACCGAAGTGCAAAGCGGCGTCGATCGCCCTTCGGCGGCGATTATCGAAACCCGCCCCGAAGCGGCTTTCGGCGAAAATGGCGAACGTCTCGCGTCAAAGGAAATCGTGGTGCTGGTCGCCATGCCCAAGCGCGGCAGCGACAGCCCGGTCAACGTCATCGTGCGCGGCGTGTCGCCGACCGGATTGAAGCTGCGCCCGCAGGTCAAACTCGCCGCCGGCCGCATGTTCCGCCCCGGCTCTTCCGAAATCGTGACCGGGCGCAGCATCAGTGAGCGCTTCAACGGCGCCCAAATCGGCGGCAGCATGCGCTTCGGCCTGCGCGACTGGACCGTGGTCGGGGTAATAGATGCCGGCAATAGCGGCTTTGATTCCGAAATCTGGGGCGATGTCGAGCAATTGATGCAGGCGTTCCGCCGCCCGGTGTTTTCCTCGGTGATCGTCAAGCTCAATGACCCGGAAAATTTCAGGAGTTTCAAACAGGCGGTTGAAAGCGATCCGCGGCTGACGGTGGAAGCCAAGCGTGAATCGGTGTTCTACGCCGAGCAATCGGAAATGCTGTCGCGCTTCATTCACATTCTCGGCATCGTGCTGAGCGTGATCTTCGCCATCGGCGCAACCATCGGCGCGATGATTACCATGTACACCTCGGTCGCCAACCGTACAACCGAAATCGGCACGCTGCGCGCGCTGGGTTTCCGCCGGCAGAACATCCTGCGCGCCTTCCTGGTGGAATCGCTGCTGCTGGGAATAATCGGCGGGATGATCGGGCTTGGTTTTGCTTCGCTGATGCAGTTTCTGTCCATCTCCACCATGAACTGGCAAACCTTCGCCGAGCTGGCTTTCGGTTTCAAGCTCAACGCCGGCATCATTTTCAAATCGCTAGTGTTTGCATTGGTAATGGGCTTTGCCGGCGGCTTCCTGCCCGCCGCCCGCGCCGTGCGCATGAACATTGTAGAAGCGCTGAGAGCGGCTTAG
- a CDS encoding ABC transporter permease yields MYLLKLVLRNTLRHKLRTGLTLLGIVVAILAFGLLRTVVNAWYAGAEGTSSARLITRNAISLVFQLPLTYQEKIRKIPGVAGVSHANWFGGVYIAEKNFFPQFAIEAPTYLDLYPEYILAEDQKKAFLLDRKGAIIGKKLADQFGWKVGDVVPLRGTIFPGNWSFTIRGIYHGAEQKTDTSQFFFHWDYLNETLKRTVPRRANSVGVYIVGLNHPELAAEVSQEIDQTFHNSLAETLTETEKAFQLSFVSMTEAILVAIQIVSFVIIVIIMAVMANTMAMTARERSAEYATLKALGFTPPFLARLIFGESLAIAAIGGAIGIACTFPVANAFGDAMGALFKVFYVSWQTVAAQLAAAILVGAVAAILPTWRASRVAIADGLRNIG; encoded by the coding sequence ATGTATCTGCTCAAACTCGTCCTCCGTAACACACTGCGCCACAAATTGCGCACCGGACTGACGCTGCTGGGCATCGTGGTGGCGATACTGGCATTTGGCCTGCTGCGCACGGTGGTGAACGCCTGGTATGCCGGCGCGGAAGGGACATCGTCGGCGCGCCTGATTACCCGCAATGCCATTTCTCTGGTGTTTCAGCTGCCTCTTACCTATCAGGAGAAAATCCGCAAGATTCCGGGCGTGGCCGGCGTTTCGCACGCCAACTGGTTCGGCGGCGTTTATATTGCCGAGAAAAATTTCTTTCCGCAGTTTGCCATCGAGGCGCCTACCTACCTCGACCTCTACCCGGAATACATTTTGGCGGAAGACCAGAAGAAAGCCTTTCTCCTCGACCGCAAGGGCGCAATCATCGGCAAGAAGCTCGCCGACCAGTTCGGCTGGAAAGTCGGCGACGTGGTGCCGCTGCGCGGCACGATATTCCCCGGAAACTGGAGCTTCACCATTCGCGGCATCTACCACGGCGCCGAGCAGAAAACCGACACCTCGCAGTTTTTCTTCCACTGGGATTACCTGAACGAAACCCTGAAGCGCACCGTGCCGCGCCGCGCCAACAGCGTCGGAGTGTATATCGTCGGCCTCAATCATCCCGAGCTCGCCGCCGAGGTGTCGCAGGAAATCGACCAGACCTTTCACAACTCGCTGGCGGAAACGCTGACCGAGACCGAAAAAGCATTTCAATTGAGCTTCGTATCCATGACCGAGGCGATCCTGGTCGCGATTCAGATTGTCTCGTTCGTGATTATCGTCATCATCATGGCGGTGATGGCCAACACCATGGCGATGACCGCGCGCGAACGCAGCGCCGAATATGCTACGCTGAAAGCATTGGGGTTCACGCCGCCGTTTCTGGCCCGGCTGATTTTCGGCGAATCGCTGGCGATTGCAGCGATAGGCGGCGCGATCGGAATCGCCTGCACTTTTCCGGTGGCCAACGCTTTTGGCGATGCCATGGGCGCACTGTTCAAGGTTTTCTACGTGTCCTGGCAAACCGTGGCGGCACAACTTGCCGCGGCTATTCTGGTGGGCGCGGTCGCGGCCATTCTCCCCACCTGGCGCGCCAGCCGTGTTGCCATCGCTGACGGGTTAAGGAACATCGGCTGA
- a CDS encoding ABC transporter ATP-binding protein: MNPSSVVEIKNVSKSYQRGEQVVPVLNDISFDILAGEFLALMGPSGSGKSTLLNLIAGIDKPDTGEIHVDGEDITKLSESELADWRAAHVGFVFQFYNLIPVLTAFENVELPLLLTPLSGRQRKQHVETALAMMGLHDRMYHYPSELSGGQQQRVAIARAVVTDPTILVADEPTGDLDRVAAEDILNLLGRLNRELGKTIILVTHDPHAAEKAHIIRHLEKGVLDAAEVGNL, from the coding sequence ATGAACCCGTCCAGCGTCGTCGAGATAAAAAACGTCAGCAAATCCTACCAGCGCGGCGAACAAGTCGTTCCCGTCCTGAATGACATCAGCTTCGATATCCTCGCCGGCGAATTTCTCGCACTGATGGGCCCTTCCGGCTCCGGCAAAAGCACGCTGCTTAATCTCATTGCCGGAATTGACAAGCCCGACACCGGCGAAATACACGTTGACGGCGAAGACATCACCAAACTTTCCGAATCGGAACTTGCCGACTGGCGTGCCGCCCACGTCGGTTTCGTGTTCCAGTTTTATAATCTCATCCCGGTCCTCACCGCATTCGAAAACGTCGAGCTGCCGCTCCTGCTCACGCCGCTTTCCGGCAGGCAGAGAAAACAGCATGTGGAAACCGCGCTGGCCATGATGGGCTTGCACGACCGCATGTACCATTATCCTTCGGAACTCTCCGGTGGCCAGCAGCAGCGCGTGGCGATTGCGCGCGCGGTGGTCACTGATCCGACGATACTGGTGGCGGATGAGCCGACCGGCGATTTGGACCGCGTCGCGGCGGAAGACATATTAAACCTGCTTGGGCGCCTCAACCGCGAGCTCGGCAAAACCATCATCTTGGTTACTCACGACCCGCACGCCGCGGAGAAAGCGCATATCATTCGTCACCTGGAAAAAGGCGTGCTGGACGCAGCAGAGGTAGGGAACCTCTGA
- a CDS encoding efflux RND transporter periplasmic adaptor subunit yields MKNAVPEEDLAKLKISRGYAPASSIATKDKIRRALLTAVAVSIAAGIALFYFSTAPIAVEPAQVTSAYPSQQFALLNATGYVVAQRKAAVASKATGRLEWLGVAEGSRVKKDEIIARLENRDMVANMENAAAAVRVAKANLQQGEAEYRDAERAFNRARELLTQKFVSQSSVDTAQARFDKAAAGLSGFKAAISAAEAQHRSAQVAVEYTLIRAPFDGVILSKTANVGDVVTPFSSALDAKGAVVTMADMSTLEVEADVSESNLQKVQVDQPTEIQLDALPDLRFRGVVSRIVPTVDRSKATVITKVRFVDPDPRILPEMSAKVSFLSQELNPEQQKPRTVVNLQALATREDKTVAFVIRDGRVKQVAVETGGRIGDLLEVKQGLQFGDKVVLNPSDKLADGAAVKLVPK; encoded by the coding sequence ATGAAAAACGCGGTGCCTGAGGAAGATCTGGCCAAGCTCAAAATCAGCCGCGGCTATGCGCCTGCAAGCTCCATAGCAACCAAAGATAAAATCAGGCGCGCGCTGCTGACCGCTGTTGCTGTCTCGATTGCCGCCGGCATCGCACTTTTTTATTTCAGCACCGCGCCCATTGCAGTCGAGCCGGCCCAGGTCACCAGCGCCTATCCTTCGCAGCAATTCGCGCTGCTCAACGCCACGGGTTATGTAGTGGCGCAGCGCAAGGCGGCGGTTGCTTCCAAGGCCACCGGAAGACTGGAATGGCTGGGCGTCGCCGAAGGCAGCCGCGTCAAGAAAGACGAAATCATCGCCCGGCTGGAAAACCGCGACATGGTGGCCAACATGGAAAACGCGGCGGCGGCGGTCCGGGTCGCCAAAGCCAATCTGCAACAGGGCGAAGCGGAATACCGCGACGCCGAGCGCGCGTTCAACCGCGCCCGGGAGTTGCTGACGCAGAAATTCGTCTCGCAGTCCAGTGTGGATACGGCCCAGGCGCGTTTCGACAAGGCGGCAGCGGGATTAAGCGGCTTCAAGGCGGCAATCAGCGCGGCCGAAGCCCAGCACCGGTCGGCGCAAGTCGCGGTCGAGTACACGCTGATCCGCGCGCCGTTTGATGGCGTGATTTTGTCCAAAACCGCGAACGTCGGCGATGTAGTCACGCCGTTTTCCTCGGCGCTCGACGCCAAGGGCGCGGTGGTGACCATGGCCGACATGTCGACGTTGGAAGTGGAAGCGGATGTTTCGGAATCCAATCTGCAGAAAGTCCAGGTCGACCAGCCCACTGAAATCCAGCTTGATGCGCTGCCGGACCTGCGCTTCCGCGGCGTGGTGAGCCGCATCGTGCCGACGGTGGACCGTTCCAAAGCCACTGTCATAACCAAGGTGCGCTTTGTCGATCCCGACCCGCGCATTCTTCCCGAAATGAGCGCCAAGGTGAGTTTCTTGAGCCAGGAGCTTAATCCCGAGCAGCAAAAACCGCGCACCGTGGTGAATCTTCAAGCGCTGGCCACCCGCGAGGACAAAACCGTCGCGTTCGTAATTCGCGACGGCAGAGTAAAACAGGTCGCGGTGGAAACCGGCGGCCGCATCGGCGACCTGCTGGAAGTGAAGCAGGGCCTGCAGTTCGGCGACAAGGTGGTGTTGAATCCCTCCGACAAACTCGCCGACGGCGCCGCGGTGAAACTGGTACCCAAATAA